A portion of the Collinsella aerofaciens genome contains these proteins:
- a CDS encoding desulfoferrodoxin family protein — MAKFFKDPNGKLIAALGNDVATPAGCTELTANTEDAAHEKHVPVVESERDGHVIRARVGSVEHPSLPEHYIEWIALEAEGRLEVHYLEPGMKPATFFAGGSKTGTVYAYCNLHGLWSATF, encoded by the coding sequence ATGGCGAAATTCTTTAAGGACCCCAATGGCAAGCTCATTGCCGCCCTTGGCAACGACGTTGCAACCCCTGCCGGCTGCACGGAGCTGACCGCGAACACCGAGGATGCGGCGCACGAGAAGCACGTGCCGGTCGTCGAGAGCGAGCGTGACGGTCACGTGATCCGCGCACGCGTGGGCTCGGTCGAGCACCCCAGCCTGCCCGAGCACTATATTGAGTGGATCGCCCTTGAGGCCGAGGGCCGCTTAGAGGTCCATTACCTTGAGCCCGGCATGAAGCCCGCGACGTTTTTTGCCGGCGGTTCCAAGACCGGTACCGTCTATGCCTACTGCAACCTGCACGGGCTGTGGTCCGCGACATTCTAG
- a CDS encoding DEAD/DEAH box helicase, whose amino-acid sequence MAQGTFVQALRKEAALSGTFMKGRSLMLNGAVLSIEDSGSRFSKNVTVEGSVRGSRGDLYKTHVALDMDEHEVIDYDCDCPAAYRYPGMCKHAIATALAYLDASGIEPVEGLRTPVRTFTAQPKQPARTAPKAPAVNPNFPFPAPVPTSPSLMAALSDLSDARMDELAGMRRKLAGTVDPDAPKAVLEPSLVPYYNPLFADRFSWALEFRIRCGSVSYVVKDIDGMADAYVRGGTFSYGKKLTFVHTPEAFDEVSVRLLDLVVATVVYLSDITSSRSASYDFARSGFVAERQLPLSEHDIVYMLDLLRGRTISFEPAWSRGTTTHRSYEVAVELSPVGEDEASAKQPPLLAAKIAPAAGGSYDLRLPADMYCFASGDVAYLVDTHRARRADAAFAQHAAPFLSRLLPCRTPIHIAAEQVGEFCRMALPVLREYTDLTAPAALDTVAPEPSFAMVIGVDDGFVTCKITVTYGDWSADLFSLGAPGSPFEDQRPGVPPRDEVAEFRVMDTAAMYFDFQEGGLAFEERDDESLFCLLTEGLSALSELGEVMLSDRLRQISVRPAPKLSVRATVKSNLLDVELGASGLSAADLAIYLDSYKRHQTFARLTSGDIIRLDEGARAAFGLAEDLGVDAVDLLDGVSLPASSTLFVDSMLARTRALEADRDAAFRRTVERLDTLGKMDFTVPVSLKATLRGYQVDGYQWLGSLEHLGLGGILADDMGLGKTLQMIAHILARVEAGDTKPTLVVCPASLVYNWTAELERFAPSLDVCAIVGTKAQRRVQIAGVAEHNVVVTSYDLMRRDIDEYVEQDFARVVLDEAQYIKNPLTQVARAAKRLPAGVRFALTGTPIENRLSELWSIFDFLMPGLLGTRESFAKRFESPVEHAEGDSAARLQALVSPFVLRRVKEDVVADLPEKIEDTVMAQLTGEQRKLYLANQDRIAQQVQHREAGEFKKDKLKVLAELTKLRQICCDPRLHYEDYKAGSAKLDTCMELVRGALDGGHRILLFSQFTGMLDIIGKRLAKEDIGFLKLTGASSKESRAKMVAQFQAGEVPVFLISLKAGGVGLNLTAADVVIHYDPWWNVAAQDQATDRAHRIGQQHTVTVYKLIAKDTIEERIMQMQESKRDLVNSVLGGDGISSALFTREDVLALLGGDGR is encoded by the coding sequence ATGGCACAGGGGACGTTTGTGCAGGCGCTCCGGAAAGAGGCGGCGCTGAGCGGCACCTTTATGAAGGGGCGTTCGCTCATGCTCAACGGCGCCGTGCTGTCGATCGAGGACAGCGGCTCGCGCTTCTCCAAAAACGTGACGGTTGAGGGCTCGGTGCGCGGCTCGCGCGGTGACCTGTACAAGACGCACGTGGCGCTCGACATGGACGAGCACGAGGTGATCGACTACGACTGCGATTGCCCCGCTGCCTATCGCTACCCTGGCATGTGCAAGCACGCCATCGCCACGGCGCTTGCGTATCTGGACGCCAGCGGTATTGAGCCTGTTGAGGGACTGCGCACGCCGGTTCGCACGTTTACGGCGCAGCCGAAACAGCCCGCGCGTACCGCGCCCAAAGCGCCGGCCGTCAACCCCAACTTTCCCTTTCCTGCGCCCGTCCCCACGAGCCCCAGCCTCATGGCGGCACTCTCCGATCTTTCGGACGCGCGCATGGATGAGTTGGCGGGCATGCGCCGCAAGCTCGCCGGCACAGTCGACCCCGATGCCCCCAAGGCGGTATTGGAGCCCTCGCTGGTGCCGTACTACAATCCGCTGTTCGCTGACCGCTTTAGCTGGGCGCTCGAGTTCCGCATTCGCTGTGGATCGGTCTCCTACGTGGTCAAGGACATCGACGGCATGGCCGACGCCTATGTCCGAGGCGGCACCTTCTCGTACGGCAAGAAGCTCACGTTTGTCCATACGCCCGAAGCCTTTGACGAGGTTTCGGTGCGCCTGCTCGACCTTGTTGTGGCAACGGTTGTGTATCTGAGCGACATCACGAGTTCGCGTTCGGCGTCGTACGATTTTGCACGCAGCGGCTTTGTCGCCGAGCGCCAGCTGCCGCTGTCCGAGCATGACATCGTATACATGCTGGACTTGCTGCGTGGCCGGACCATTTCCTTCGAGCCCGCTTGGTCGCGGGGAACGACGACGCATCGTTCCTACGAGGTAGCGGTTGAGTTGTCGCCGGTGGGGGAGGACGAGGCCTCGGCAAAACAACCGCCGCTCCTTGCCGCCAAGATCGCGCCGGCGGCCGGTGGCAGCTACGACCTGCGCCTGCCTGCCGATATGTACTGCTTTGCCTCGGGCGACGTTGCCTATCTGGTTGACACGCACCGCGCGCGCCGCGCCGATGCGGCGTTTGCCCAGCATGCCGCACCGTTTTTGTCGCGTCTGCTGCCCTGTCGCACGCCGATCCATATCGCCGCCGAGCAGGTGGGCGAATTCTGCCGCATGGCGCTGCCCGTGCTGCGCGAATACACTGACCTCACCGCTCCCGCCGCGCTCGACACCGTGGCGCCCGAGCCGAGCTTTGCCATGGTGATCGGCGTCGATGATGGGTTCGTGACCTGCAAAATTACGGTTACCTACGGCGACTGGTCGGCAGATCTCTTTAGTCTGGGCGCTCCGGGAAGCCCCTTCGAAGACCAGCGTCCTGGCGTGCCGCCGCGCGACGAGGTGGCAGAGTTTCGCGTTATGGACACGGCTGCCATGTACTTCGATTTCCAAGAGGGCGGCCTGGCGTTTGAGGAACGCGATGACGAGAGCTTGTTCTGCCTGCTCACCGAGGGCCTGTCTGCCCTGTCCGAGCTGGGCGAAGTCATGCTCAGCGATCGTCTGCGCCAGATCTCGGTGCGCCCTGCGCCCAAGCTTTCGGTGCGCGCGACCGTCAAGAGCAACCTGCTCGACGTCGAGCTGGGCGCGAGCGGCCTTTCGGCGGCAGACCTTGCCATCTACCTCGACTCCTACAAGCGTCATCAGACGTTTGCGCGTCTCACGTCGGGCGACATCATTCGCCTGGACGAGGGTGCCCGCGCCGCGTTTGGCCTTGCCGAAGATCTGGGTGTCGATGCCGTCGACCTGCTCGACGGCGTGTCGCTTCCCGCATCGAGTACCCTGTTTGTCGATAGCATGCTCGCGCGTACGCGCGCGCTCGAAGCCGATCGTGACGCTGCATTCCGTCGCACCGTCGAACGCTTGGATACGCTCGGCAAGATGGACTTTACGGTGCCGGTCTCGCTCAAGGCCACACTGCGCGGCTATCAGGTCGACGGCTACCAGTGGCTTGGCTCGCTCGAACACCTGGGCCTTGGCGGCATCTTGGCCGACGACATGGGCCTGGGCAAAACGCTCCAGATGATTGCGCATATTCTGGCGCGCGTGGAGGCGGGGGACACCAAGCCCACGCTCGTGGTATGCCCGGCCTCACTCGTGTACAACTGGACTGCCGAGCTGGAGCGCTTTGCGCCGTCGCTCGATGTGTGCGCCATCGTGGGCACCAAGGCTCAACGCCGCGTGCAGATTGCCGGCGTGGCCGAGCATAACGTGGTCGTGACGTCGTATGACCTTATGCGGCGCGATATCGACGAGTACGTCGAGCAGGACTTTGCCCGCGTGGTGCTCGACGAGGCCCAGTACATTAAAAACCCGCTCACGCAGGTGGCGCGGGCTGCCAAACGTCTGCCTGCCGGCGTGCGCTTTGCCCTGACGGGCACGCCCATCGAAAACCGCTTGTCCGAGCTCTGGAGCATCTTCGACTTTTTGATGCCGGGCCTGCTGGGCACGCGCGAGTCGTTTGCAAAACGCTTCGAAAGCCCGGTCGAGCACGCCGAGGGCGACAGCGCCGCTCGCCTGCAGGCGCTCGTGTCGCCGTTTGTGCTGCGCCGTGTTAAGGAAGACGTGGTGGCCGATCTGCCCGAAAAGATCGAGGACACCGTCATGGCACAGCTCACCGGCGAGCAGCGCAAGCTCTACCTGGCCAACCAGGACCGCATCGCCCAGCAGGTGCAGCACCGCGAGGCTGGGGAGTTTAAGAAAGACAAGCTCAAGGTGCTCGCCGAGCTCACCAAGCTGCGCCAGATCTGCTGCGACCCGCGTCTACACTACGAGGATTACAAGGCGGGGAGCGCCAAGCTCGATACGTGCATGGAGCTCGTGCGCGGCGCACTCGACGGCGGGCATCGCATCCTGTTGTTCAGCCAGTTCACGGGCATGCTCGACATCATCGGTAAGCGCTTGGCCAAGGAGGACATCGGCTTTCTTAAGCTCACGGGCGCTTCGTCCAAGGAGAGCCGCGCCAAGATGGTCGCGCAGTTCCAGGCGGGCGAGGTGCCGGTGTTTCTGATCTCGCTCAAGGCGGGCGGCGTGGGCCTCAACCTGACGGCGGCCGACGTGGTCATCCACTATGACCCGTGGTGGAACGTGGCGGCGCAGGACCAAGCGACCGACCGCGCGCATCGTATTGGCCAGCAACATACCGTGACCGTGTACAAGCTCATCGCCAAGGATACGATCGAGGAACGCATTATGCAGATGCAGGAGTCCAAGCGCGACCTGGTCAACAGCGTGCTCGGCGGCGACGGCATCTCGTCGGCGCTGTTTACCCGCGAAGATGTTCTGGCACTGCTGGGCGGCGACGGGCGCTAA
- the dnaE gene encoding DNA polymerase III subunit alpha, producing MAFVHLHNHTVFSMLDGATRIQDMVNRAVELGMPAVAITDHGYMYGVPDLALACDAVNHNTPEYKTWSHDKAFLEKDRRDELVEPDPEENPREHAQYVKDMAMWDEKGNIDELKPPLVIKPIFGCEVYFTPDETLARDHKPELYHMILLAKDQEGYVNLMQTVSEAAVQGFYYKPRVTLDNLRRHAKGMICTSACIAGIIPKYIDRGDMEGAIKWAETFRDTFDPGDFYIEIQEHGITTDNGLTDEQMDRTLIDIAKQVGVKVIATNDFHYLRREDAPVQDVIMCIGMNAKVDDPNRMRMTGSEFYMKTEEEMRAMFPYCPEACDNTLEIADKCYVELDWDSIILPRFPLLDPGETHESQFRRECEKGLRQHYGDDWATREIGGVNIKERFEYEYKVICDKGFAAYFLIVAEYVQWAKDNGIGVGPGRGSAAGAIVAYAMNITAFDPLENGLMFERFLSPQRTEMPDIDMDFDDERRLEVVEHVRQLYGPEKVTHVITYSTIKAKQAINDAARVLDYPVYMGQRLSKMVSSDPKVKLKQVLEKQPGKEDLFNPDFAEAYKKDDDARRIIDTALSIEGLTRGEGVHACAVLICRDPVNEHVPTKLDTKGGVEITQYEGHTVADMGLLKMDFLGLRTLTVISKAKANIKKNFGIDIKEEEIPFDDPEIFKLMGSGHTAGVFQVESAGMTATIKNMKPTEYKHVVALIALYRPGPLGAGMVSSYINRMNGKEPAVSYDDRLDDILGETYGTMVYQEQVMLISVEMCGFSKGESDSRIRKPVAKKKIKLLTSTVLHWEDGSDETTYDHWMNGAIKNNYTREVAQKIWDDVLEFASYAFNKSHSAGYAILVMQTAWLKAHYPHEYMAAVLTSYTGKTDKIVHYVSACRHDGIPVLSPDVNESGTEFTATKEGVRFGLAGIRGVGTGVAQAIIAEREAGGPFKTLHDFVERVDSSQANRRVIESLIKAGAFDSTGYPRRQMMHFVDKNNPENIIDAAIKRQKDRASGQTSFFDMFGDVEGSGFEVSVPDPDGQEWDRHLKLSQEKEVLGIYVSDHPLRPFEYALAKARDFSFSQIDTGYEVQNPTGGTINQEIPEGKALWWAGMVSSVSKRVTKNGDPMGIVQLEDMEGEATVVVFPKTYKEAEGYLYGEVDPETGAQLSDAFVRIKGKLERSDRGDQIIAQEIVPLELNEENNKPKVFEVMVPNSRFSQGNMARLATVLTANPGGDRVEIFIEQVDGRVLRAEVPAKVNARSIPLLAEAKAIVGNQGRVTVI from the coding sequence ATGGCATTCGTCCATCTGCACAATCACACTGTTTTCTCCATGCTCGACGGCGCAACCCGTATCCAGGATATGGTCAATCGCGCCGTAGAGCTGGGCATGCCCGCCGTGGCCATTACCGACCACGGCTACATGTATGGCGTGCCCGATCTGGCGCTGGCCTGCGACGCCGTCAACCACAATACGCCCGAGTACAAAACTTGGAGCCACGACAAGGCCTTCTTGGAAAAGGACCGCCGCGACGAGCTGGTGGAGCCCGATCCCGAGGAAAACCCGCGCGAGCATGCCCAGTATGTGAAGGACATGGCCATGTGGGACGAAAAGGGCAACATCGACGAGCTCAAGCCGCCCCTGGTCATCAAGCCCATCTTTGGCTGCGAGGTCTACTTTACGCCGGACGAGACGCTCGCCCGCGACCATAAGCCCGAGCTCTACCACATGATCCTTCTGGCCAAGGACCAGGAGGGCTACGTCAACCTGATGCAGACGGTCTCCGAGGCCGCTGTGCAGGGCTTTTACTACAAGCCGCGTGTGACGCTCGACAACCTGCGCCGCCATGCCAAGGGCATGATCTGCACGAGCGCCTGCATTGCGGGCATCATTCCCAAGTACATCGACCGCGGTGACATGGAGGGCGCCATCAAGTGGGCCGAGACCTTCCGCGACACCTTCGATCCCGGCGACTTCTATATCGAGATCCAGGAACACGGCATTACCACCGACAACGGCCTGACCGACGAGCAGATGGACCGCACGCTCATCGACATTGCCAAACAGGTGGGTGTCAAGGTCATCGCCACCAACGACTTCCACTACCTGCGCCGCGAAGACGCGCCCGTGCAGGACGTCATCATGTGTATTGGTATGAACGCCAAGGTCGACGACCCCAACCGCATGCGCATGACCGGCTCTGAGTTTTACATGAAGACCGAGGAGGAGATGCGGGCGATGTTCCCGTATTGCCCCGAGGCCTGCGACAACACGCTCGAGATCGCCGACAAGTGCTACGTTGAGCTGGACTGGGACTCCATCATCCTGCCGCGCTTCCCGCTGCTCGATCCCGGCGAGACGCACGAGAGCCAGTTCCGCCGCGAGTGCGAGAAGGGCCTGCGCCAGCACTACGGCGACGACTGGGCCACGCGCGAGATCGGCGGCGTCAACATCAAAGAGCGCTTTGAGTACGAATACAAGGTCATCTGCGACAAGGGCTTTGCCGCCTACTTTTTGATCGTTGCCGAGTACGTGCAATGGGCCAAGGACAACGGCATCGGCGTCGGCCCCGGCCGTGGCTCGGCCGCCGGCGCTATCGTCGCCTACGCCATGAACATCACCGCGTTCGACCCGCTCGAGAACGGTCTGATGTTCGAGAGGTTCCTGTCCCCGCAGCGTACCGAGATGCCCGATATCGATATGGACTTCGACGATGAGCGGCGCCTCGAGGTCGTGGAGCACGTTCGCCAGCTCTACGGCCCCGAGAAGGTCACCCACGTCATCACCTACTCGACCATTAAGGCCAAGCAGGCCATCAACGACGCCGCGCGCGTCCTAGACTACCCGGTCTACATGGGCCAGCGCCTGTCCAAGATGGTCTCGAGCGACCCCAAGGTCAAGCTCAAGCAGGTGCTCGAAAAGCAGCCCGGCAAAGAGGATCTGTTTAACCCCGATTTTGCCGAGGCCTATAAAAAGGACGACGACGCCCGCCGCATCATCGACACGGCGCTCTCGATCGAGGGCCTCACCCGTGGCGAGGGCGTGCACGCGTGCGCCGTTCTGATCTGCCGCGACCCCGTCAACGAGCACGTGCCCACCAAGCTCGACACCAAGGGCGGCGTCGAGATTACCCAGTACGAGGGCCATACCGTCGCCGACATGGGCCTGCTCAAGATGGACTTCCTGGGCCTGCGCACGCTGACAGTTATCTCCAAGGCCAAGGCAAACATCAAAAAGAACTTCGGCATCGACATCAAAGAGGAAGAGATTCCCTTTGACGACCCCGAGATCTTTAAGCTCATGGGCTCCGGCCACACCGCCGGCGTCTTCCAGGTCGAGTCCGCCGGCATGACGGCCACGATCAAGAACATGAAGCCCACCGAGTACAAGCACGTCGTGGCATTGATCGCTCTGTACCGCCCGGGCCCGCTGGGCGCCGGCATGGTCTCGTCCTACATCAACCGTATGAACGGCAAGGAGCCGGCCGTCTCCTACGACGACCGCCTGGACGACATCCTGGGCGAAACCTACGGCACCATGGTCTACCAGGAGCAGGTTATGCTCATCTCCGTCGAGATGTGCGGCTTCTCCAAGGGCGAATCGGACTCGCGTATCCGTAAACCCGTGGCTAAAAAGAAGATCAAGCTGCTCACGTCGACGGTGCTCCACTGGGAGGATGGCTCCGACGAGACCACCTACGATCACTGGATGAACGGCGCTATCAAGAACAACTACACGCGCGAGGTCGCCCAGAAGATTTGGGACGATGTTCTCGAGTTCGCATCTTACGCCTTCAACAAGTCGCACTCTGCCGGCTACGCCATCTTGGTTATGCAGACGGCGTGGCTCAAGGCGCACTATCCGCACGAGTACATGGCGGCCGTTCTGACGTCCTATACGGGTAAGACCGACAAAATCGTGCACTACGTCTCGGCATGCCGTCACGACGGCATCCCCGTGCTTTCGCCAGATGTCAACGAGTCCGGCACCGAGTTCACGGCTACCAAGGAAGGCGTGCGCTTTGGTCTGGCCGGCATCCGCGGCGTGGGCACCGGCGTGGCGCAGGCGATTATCGCCGAGCGCGAGGCGGGCGGTCCGTTTAAGACGCTGCACGACTTTGTCGAGCGCGTGGACTCGAGCCAGGCAAACCGTCGCGTGATTGAGTCGCTCATCAAGGCAGGTGCCTTCGACTCCACGGGGTATCCGCGTCGCCAGATGATGCACTTTGTGGATAAGAACAACCCCGAGAACATCATCGATGCCGCGATAAAGCGCCAGAAGGACCGCGCGAGCGGCCAGACCTCGTTCTTCGATATGTTTGGCGACGTTGAGGGCTCGGGCTTTGAGGTGAGCGTGCCAGATCCGGACGGCCAGGAATGGGACCGCCACCTCAAGCTGAGCCAGGAGAAAGAGGTTCTGGGCATCTATGTCTCGGACCACCCGCTGCGCCCGTTTGAGTATGCGCTCGCCAAGGCGCGCGACTTTTCGTTCTCGCAGATCGATACCGGCTACGAAGTCCAGAATCCTACGGGCGGCACCATCAACCAAGAGATTCCCGAGGGCAAGGCGCTGTGGTGGGCCGGCATGGTCTCGAGCGTGTCCAAGCGCGTGACCAAAAACGGCGACCCCATGGGCATCGTGCAGCTCGAGGACATGGAAGGCGAGGCCACCGTCGTGGTGTTCCCCAAGACCTATAAGGAGGCCGAGGGTTACCTGTACGGCGAGGTCGATCCCGAGACCGGCGCACAGCTGTCCGACGCCTTTGTGCGCATTAAGGGCAAGCTCGAGCGCTCGGACCGCGGCGACCAGATCATCGCGCAGGAGATCGTGCCTCTTGAGCTCAACGAGGAGAACAACAAGCCCAAGGTGTTTGAGGTCATGGTGCCCAACAGCCGCTTTAGCCAGGGCAATATGGCGCGTCTTGCCACGGTGCTCACCGCTAACCCGGGCGGCGATCGCGTGGAGATCTTTATCGAGCAGGTGGACGGGCGCGTGCTGCGCGCCGAGGTGCCTGCCAAGGTCAACGCGCGCTCGATTCCGCTGCTGGCCGAGGCCAAGGCCATCGTGGGTAACCAAGGCCGCGTGACGGTTATCTAG
- a CDS encoding MFS transporter — MNKNATAQLHIYSAFFVLAGFVLNRGVFLLFLADKGMSVTEIALYQALYNIAAVVLELPTGLVGDFFGKKFSIQVGVLLLFFHTAGMLLLSGPFLVALSLVEALAYSLQSGSEQALLYEIARNAGQGERFLTINARLLAAQSIATGVAIVLGSFIAQVSWSALYVCVSVFYLLQLFLLYPIERMETTHSKNSGEERFDVAKIFRRETWCIGESAFAVLLLLIGTSMLDGFYGSYYNLNQLVFDAFDAPVSIIGIFFGASYAVNATAYIAADFFSSRFGKRNTMLGSMLIEAGLFMILPWFASNPLCLFGLSMVLCFLPEVVYITSENLIQDAIADDLRATILSVASLVRALFSAMFFSIFGYVLGLYPIQIALGVIGAIAIAITAVVSLKMVGIHVSKN; from the coding sequence ATGAATAAGAATGCCACTGCGCAGCTGCACATCTATTCCGCCTTTTTCGTTCTCGCGGGATTTGTTTTAAATCGGGGAGTGTTTCTACTTTTCCTTGCGGATAAAGGAATGTCTGTCACGGAAATCGCGCTTTATCAAGCCCTGTACAACATTGCAGCGGTCGTCCTCGAGCTGCCAACAGGGCTGGTGGGCGATTTCTTTGGAAAGAAGTTCTCGATTCAAGTGGGTGTTCTGCTTCTTTTCTTCCATACGGCTGGCATGCTGTTGCTCTCAGGCCCCTTTCTCGTCGCGCTTTCCCTTGTTGAGGCACTCGCCTACTCCCTTCAATCGGGATCCGAACAGGCACTTTTATATGAAATTGCCCGAAATGCCGGTCAAGGAGAGCGCTTCCTCACCATCAACGCTCGGCTGCTTGCCGCGCAATCAATCGCGACGGGAGTGGCAATCGTACTTGGATCATTCATTGCCCAAGTATCTTGGAGTGCCCTCTACGTATGCGTTTCCGTTTTCTATCTCCTGCAGCTTTTCCTTCTGTATCCCATTGAGAGGATGGAAACGACCCATTCCAAAAACTCTGGGGAGGAAAGGTTTGACGTAGCCAAGATCTTCAGACGCGAAACCTGGTGCATTGGAGAATCCGCTTTTGCGGTGTTGCTTCTTCTAATCGGCACAAGCATGCTCGATGGATTCTATGGGAGTTATTACAACTTGAATCAGTTGGTATTCGACGCATTTGATGCTCCCGTCTCCATAATAGGAATCTTTTTCGGTGCATCCTATGCAGTAAATGCGACGGCCTACATTGCAGCAGATTTCTTCTCATCGCGTTTCGGGAAAAGAAATACCATGCTCGGCTCGATGCTAATCGAAGCCGGACTTTTCATGATTCTTCCGTGGTTCGCTTCAAATCCGCTGTGTTTGTTTGGCCTTAGCATGGTGCTTTGTTTTCTCCCAGAAGTGGTGTACATCACTTCGGAAAACTTAATCCAAGACGCGATAGCGGACGATCTCCGCGCGACGATCCTTTCCGTCGCGTCTCTGGTAAGGGCTCTCTTTTCCGCAATGTTTTTCTCCATATTTGGATATGTGTTGGGGTTATATCCCATTCAGATAGCGCTCGGTGTTATTGGCGCAATCGCGATAGCAATTACCGCCGTTGTTTCTTTAAAAATGGTAGGAATACATGTCTCCAAGAATTGA
- a CDS encoding DUF3284 domain-containing protein translates to MQFTKTLKVTPEELFDALAGSIMQDIENATGKRPSRNKLNGYKYEKRAQSAKGKAKGTAIKVKIKHFDYPCLYEVRFQYAAGINTMRYEAAPAGDGACELTYTEDFQGVGGNTSGTRGKLGLFFYERKLKSHANQTIDQIVKYIEGERRVKANPAFADDTAENASDVFH, encoded by the coding sequence ATGCAGTTCACCAAAACGCTTAAGGTGACGCCGGAGGAGCTTTTTGACGCTCTGGCGGGGTCCATCATGCAGGATATCGAGAACGCCACGGGCAAGCGTCCCAGCCGCAACAAGCTCAACGGCTATAAGTACGAGAAGCGCGCCCAGTCCGCAAAAGGCAAGGCCAAGGGCACGGCGATCAAGGTTAAGATCAAGCACTTTGACTACCCGTGTCTCTATGAGGTCCGTTTTCAGTATGCGGCGGGCATCAATACCATGCGCTATGAGGCTGCACCTGCTGGCGATGGTGCCTGCGAGCTCACCTATACCGAGGATTTTCAGGGTGTGGGTGGTAACACGTCTGGTACGCGCGGCAAGCTCGGCCTCTTCTTCTATGAGCGCAAGCTCAAGAGCCACGCCAACCAGACGATTGATCAAATCGTCAAATACATCGAGGGTGAGCGCCGCGTAAAGGCTAATCCCGCCTTCGCCGATGATACTGCCGAAAACGCTTCGGATGTATTCCATTGA